ACTACACACTGTGCCTTCCAACGGGCATATTATGATTATTTGATTGACAACTTTCAAGTGTCTATTAAATCTGTTGAGATTTATGTGGCATTCGTATACCTATCAACAGTTTCTGTTATCCAATTATAATCCCCAACACTCCACACgtttttgttggtgctcaaaattTTGAGGGAGTTCTAAGGGGAAGGTTTTTATACGATGAATCCTTTATGTGCTGCATTATTCCTACTGATGCACAGTTTGGCAATGCTGTATATGAATTGATGTCAAATTGTACTAGAAGGAATTTAATTCTAGGATGTGGTTTATGTACCAGACTCCTCATTTTCCAGTTTACTTATAATATCTTTTGTCATTTGATCAACTTTCATGTTAGCAGCGGTTTCAAAAATGTCAATACGCTAGGACAAGGTTGGTAAAAACTGAAGGGCGTGGATGGGGTCTTTTGGCTGATGAGAATATTATGGTGACTGCATTTATCTTGGTGTTTATTCTGCCTACTCAAGTAAATAGGCTTCAGTAGCTAATTGTTGCCTTAATGGTATTTGTAGTCTGGACAATTTGTTATTGAATACTGTGGAGAAGTAATATCATCAAAGGTAGCCAAGCGGAGATCTCAAACATATGAAGACCAGGGTATGCAGATACTAGACCTCTTCCCATATTAGAAGCCTTTTGCTTGCAACTATAACATTTTTTTGTGATGTTACCCATTAGGTTTAACGGAGGCTTATATTATTTACCTCAACGCTGATGAGTCTATTGATGCAACAAAGAAAGGGAGTCTAGCCAGATTTATCAACCATTCGTGGTATGCTTGTAGCAAACACAAGTCCTTGcataaattttatttttatttatttaatttactTGTTCATCggattttctcttcttttgcatTTTAAGTATCTAATCTAACAGCTTGTTATGAACCATGCAGCCAACCAAACTGCGAGACAAGGAAATGGAATGTCCTCGGGGAAGTAAGAGTCGGCATATTTGCAAGACAAGACATTCCTATCGGAACGGAATTGTCCTATGACTATAACTTTGAGTGGTTTGGTGGAGCGATGGTCCGGTGCCTCTGTGGAGCTTCCAGCTGTTCAGGGTTTCTTGGTGCCAAATCACGTGGTTTCCAGGTCGGTGGAACAATTATGCTGTTATATATTTTATTAAAGTAAGATAAGATATGATCCTGTTTCATGTTTGACCTTTACAATAAGGTTTGACAGAAGAAACCACTGGTATCTTTCTGACCTTCCAATTAAAGTTGCAGGGATTTACTGTAGAGTGTGTCCCTTGTCACCATTAGACTGATTATGTTGCAGAATAAAAATACTGATAGCTTTTTGGTTTGCTGCTTTTGCATGTGTGCTGGCACAACTTTTTCGTGTTGCTTTATCTATTTTTTTGTGTTGTCCTCTTACTTATTGGAAGATTGTGTAGTAATTAGGAGCACTATGTGCAGTAGTCATTTCATTGTGGTTAATTTAATATAATGAACCAGTTTTGTTTTGATTATCAGGTTCTCTTTATTTAGGGTCATTGATGCAACCACTTCTAAAGCTAATGTATGAGTGCCTAACACTTGCATAATACCATGTTTCAGGAGGCCACATATCTGTGGGAAGATGACGATGACAGGTACACGTGTGCTTTCGTCTTGTATGTTAGTCTGCCACACAGAATAAAAGTTGACATACCATtggtatttttaaaatttgactGACATATCCTTGATGGGAAGCTTGTAATTTTACTTAGCCGACATTTTGCTAACTAAAATCTGGTTTGCTCAAATGATCCGAGTATCTGAGAAAGAGGTTATATCTGATTAATGTTGCTACTTGCAGGATTCTGTGTAACAATAACCTGTTTCCACGAATTAAGATAAACCTGGCAAGTAAATATTTATTGCTTGAAGTGCTAAAATATTTTTGCTTGTTCGAAAACAGTAGTGAAGACCCCTCCTGAGCCTTTTTAGTTTTTATAAACGAGTGAAGAATGTACATGATGGGATTGCAGTGGATATTATATGATAATGGGAAACTGTTTCTGTTAAGCATCAAGACAAGATTTGCATGCCTTCCTTGACGCTAGGCCTAGTGCAAAAGAAATTTTTAACATTCCTTTGCAACTAATAATTAAGGTGGGATGATTGCTGAATATccatttctttgattcaaaatgaTCCAGCATCGTATGATCAAAATCTCCATGAAGTGGTCATGATTATATCTGTGTTTAGTATCTTGGATCATGTCATGAATTGCCAGATCAGTGTTCCATTCCAACCCAATTGCTCCCAGAAACTCTGACTGAAACTGCATTCAAAAAGTAAGTGTAGGAGGGTCTCTTCAGGGCAGTATTCACATAGAACACTATGCGAGAATTCCACATAGAAGTGCTAAATATTGACGAATATAACAATTCTGGGCACCAGTTAAGCAGCAAATACTTCACATCTTAATCTGCAGGTTTTCTGTTGAGAATATCCCTCTTTATGACTCTGCTGATGACGAACCTACAAGCATTCCAAGGGACATCCTTTTAACAGAAGAAGATAAGCCAAATACCCAAGAAAGCAGCAGTAGCACAATCCAGAGCACTGTGAATCCTGAGATTGCAAGCTCAAATGAATTCACGCCAATGATTGTTGAACCATTGGCGGCAAGCTTAGGTGAACTCACAGCAATGACTGTCGAACCATTGGCGGCAAGCTCGGATGAACCCACGCCAATGATTGTTGAAGCATTGAGAGCTATTCCAGTGGGTGACTTCAGTGAGAATGGATCAACTGAATATGTTGCACAATATGGTgacgacaatatgcaaaattcgaTGCACAAAATTGCAAAGCTCGGGAACCAAAGTTCTCCCCAGAACAGCAACCATCATACTGAACTGGTCCCGGTGAGACCCTTACCGAAATTTCGTGGTGGCAAAACTAAACGTGGTCTGCGCAAGCAACTGAATGTTGCAGATATCTGTGACCGATTAGCCTCTGCCGAGGCTCGCGAGGAGATATTATACTGCGAGGTAAAAGCAAACTGTAACCCCCTTCTCGTGAAAACTATGGCGGGAATCCCTAAATTTTACATGAGGGTCATGTTGTTTTATCTTTTTTCCtgatttgaaatatttcaggaagtGAAGAAGCAGGCAGCTGCTGAAATCGATGCCCTGTACGACGAGATAAGGCCAGCGATCGAAGAACATGAGAGGGACAGCCAAGACAATGTATCAACAAACCTTGCCGAGCAGTGGATCGAGGCCAGCTGCTCCAAGTACAAAGCTGAGTTTGATCTATCTGCTGCGATTATCAAGAACATGGCCTCCACGCCTCTGAGGGCAAAAGAAGACGTGATCCCTAGAGAACAAAATGGATTGTTGTACCTGCAAAACGGTTCAAGCTAAATAGCCGCTGAGCTGGCAAGCAATTTTCGCAATTCTTAGTTCATTTTAGATTTGAAGTGTTGTAAGGTGATATTATTCTCAACATTTATGCCATAACAATAATCTGATTAATTGATTTGGAAAGACATGGCCAATTTCTGTCACATCATACTTAAGAGTTTGACTTGCTTCAGAAATATTTGTTCACCGACCTTTAGGGGTGGGCGTTCGGTCATGGCCGAAAATTCGATCTTtgtatttttgtctatcttgaatTCGGTCCTCTAGAAATGAAGACCGTTATCTGTCAATTTTACTACCCGGTAAA
This region of Lolium perenne isolate Kyuss_39 chromosome 2, Kyuss_2.0, whole genome shotgun sequence genomic DNA includes:
- the LOC127334841 gene encoding histone-lysine N-methyltransferase ASHH1; its protein translation is MEEEHIEPPPYIYIETNDFSYRRHKRQKEEDIAVCECQYNLMDPDSACGERCWNVSTNTECTPGYCPCGVYCKNQRFQKCQYARTRLVKTEGRGWGLLADENIMSGQFVIEYCGEVISSKVAKRRSQTYEDQGLTEAYIIYLNADESIDATKKGSLARFINHSCQPNCETRKWNVLGEVRVGIFARQDIPIGTELSYDYNFEWFGGAMVRCLCGASSCSGFLGAKSRGFQEATYLWEDDDDRFSVENIPLYDSADDEPTSIPRDILLTEEDKPNTQESSSSTIQSTVNPEIASSNEFTPMIVEPLAASLGELTAMTVEPLAASSDEPTPMIVEALRAIPVGDFSENGSTEYVAQYGDDNMQNSMHKIAKLGNQSSPQNSNHHTELVPVRPLPKFRGGKTKRGLRKQLNVADICDRLASAEAREEILYCEEVKKQAAAEIDALYDEIRPAIEEHERDSQDNVSTNLAEQWIEASCSKYKAEFDLSAAIIKNMASTPLRAKEDVIPREQNGLLYLQNGSS